The DNA window CAAAGCAGGCCGTGAGCAAATATCCGCCGGTGGGGGCCTCCCAATCCAGCATCTCGCCCGCGCAAAATACGCCGGGTAAGGCCTTCAACATCAGCCTGGCATCGACGGCATCCAAGCGCACCCCGCCACCAGTGCTAATCGCCTCATCGATCGGTCTAGGGCTATTCAAGGTTTGTGGCAAGGCTTTAACGCGCTCAGACAGGCTGGCCAAATCGGCCATCTGCGCTTTGTCGGTCAGCGCCTTTAGTAGACCCAATTTGGCGCCGCTCAGTCGCCACTGTTTGCGCAGCACATTGCCGATGGAGTCCCGGCTTGCGCGCTTGAGCAGGGCCTGGCGTAACTCCTCAGAACTGCGATCAGGAAATAAATCCCAGTGGATTGTGCAGGCACCATTCTGGTTGATGATGTCGCGAATGCCCGCCGATGCCGCGTACATCAGACTGCCCTCCAGGCCGTAGTGGGAAACCAGCGCATCGCCCCGGCGCTGCCATGTTCGCCCATCGGCAAGCGACATGCTCAGGCTAATATTCTTCAAAGGCCGACCAAAATAGTCGGCCATGAGTGCCGGCCAGGAATAGTTGAATCCGCAATTCGCCGCTTGCAATGGCGTGCATTCAACCCCCTTTTCAGCCAGCGTCGGTAACCACTTACCATCTGACCCCAGCTTCGCCCAGCTGCCGCCACCACAGGCCAGAATTACCGCATCGGCCCGGTCACTAAACTGGCCCTCGGGTCCCGCCAACAACAGCTCGCCCGCACTGGTCCAGCCCCCCCAGCGATGGCGGGTCAGAATGGTAAGGCCCTGAGCGCGCAGCCGCTGCAACCAGCGGCGCAGCAAAGGCGCGGCCTTTTTCTCTGTGGGGAAAATTCGGCCCGAACTG is part of the Spongiibacter taiwanensis genome and encodes:
- a CDS encoding NAD(P)/FAD-dependent oxidoreductase; the encoded protein is MSAATNDTTVKRAIVIGGGPAGLMAAEQLLAAGIEVTLYEAMPSVGRKLLRAGIGGLNISHAEPMAAFRGRFGAASTATERWLDTFGRDHLLDWCAALGVETFVGSSGRIFPTEKKAAPLLRRWLQRLRAQGLTILTRHRWGGWTSAGELLLAGPEGQFSDRADAVILACGGGSWAKLGSDGKWLPTLAEKGVECTPLQAANCGFNYSWPALMADYFGRPLKNISLSMSLADGRTWQRRGDALVSHYGLEGSLMYAASAGIRDIINQNGACTIHWDLFPDRSSEELRQALLKRASRDSIGNVLRKQWRLSGAKLGLLKALTDKAQMADLASLSERVKALPQTLNSPRPIDEAISTGGGVRLDAVDARLMLKALPGVFCAGEMLDWEAPTGGYLLTACFASGVVAGRGAAAFVSQS